One window of the Podospora pseudocomata strain CBS 415.72m chromosome 7, whole genome shotgun sequence genome contains the following:
- a CDS encoding hypothetical protein (EggNog:ENOG503PA8H; COG:K) produces the protein MLEETCTDRDRHDLFFSIHYSFLPIIHKEGYLAAFHRPPHMRPPMCLQYSIWTMAADGHPKYGCYHEALYRRARQYLEADELKGHGEHFITVSHAQAWALIAADEARRMLFTRAALSSARCVRIVGMMGLHRLDSTAADEEHPIAPMIPPPKGWVELEERRRLFWGAFCIDSYAGISTGWPTLIDTNQVTTHLPASEDAFAKGQEEKSTSLQSLFNGFNYSTYGGNVVICHIFNQIMKHAHCPMPSDRPDDLESGPFWQRHRELDTLLSSAFMFLPDRLRLPKNITDPVAIQTNMNLHAAVICLHNTAYEKADKLTSLPASVKQDSRTRSLMAAGEIVNILKLSHNMKTGYKSPLMALSLYCAASVYLSVAATKDTTTPTNPPSPSFLSSVNTNLETLLKSMEAISKLHYITRAYLNQILLDIDRSGVSLSFPLSEYLSKESHPCEHGIPIVARTSGHRQTRLPVPFSTPGGQQQRVMVPGVFADRNFGGGNIHPGAGISSGLSSMVSGMVAGCGLQVLTEDGVRKQPEQQQGQFVDAFHPCDNPPYARGQANAARAATGERVMMFGFRGGREEMVGLQELPFRLGMQTGLVGAGAGLGFEMGMAGGGTGKEKDGDVLLHFPPGNVGGVLGEGNHGQGGGGKRKEDGNAMDIFDEFQDLGEGTGGGGDGDWGMLDPTDTFYSLLYNDGANTDNNGGGDNNCGNMWSVNDFTGMWGGPR, from the exons ATGTTGGAGGAAACATGTACTGATAGAGATAGGCATGATTTATTCTTCTCAATCCACTACTCATTTCTGCCCATTATTCACAAGGAGGGGTATCTGGCTGCTTTTCACCGGCCGCCTCATATGCGACCTCCCATGTGTCTTCAGTATTCCATCTGGACTATGGCAGCGGATGGCCATCCCAAGTATGGGTGTTATCACGAGGCTTTGTACCGTCGAGCTCGGCAGTACTTGGAGGCGGATGAACTCAAG GGGCATGGAGAACATTTCATCACGGTATCCCACGCTCAAGCCTGGGCCCTGATCGCCGCCGATGAGGCCAGGAGAATGCTTTTCACCCGGGCAGCATTGAGCTCCGCTCGATGCGTTCGAATCGTCGGCATGATGGGCCTCCACCGGCTCGACAGCACAGCCGCCGATGAAGAACACCCCATCGCTCCCAtgatcccccctcccaaaggCTGGGTCGAACTGGAAGAACGCCGACGTCTATTCTGGGGCGCCTTCTGCATCGACAGCTACGCCGGCATCAGCACCGGCTGGCCAACcctcatcgacaccaaccaagtcaccacccacctccccgcctccgaGGACGCCTTCGCCAAAGGCCAAGAGGAAAAGtccacctccctccagtCCCTCTTCAACGGCTTCAACTACTCCACCTACGGCGGCAACGTCGTCATCTGCCACATCTTCAACCAAATCATGAAGCACGCCCACTGCCCCATGCCCTCCGACCGCCCCGACGATTTAGAGTCCGGCCCCTTCTGGCAACGCCACCGCGAACTCGACACCTTGCTATCCAGCGCCTTCATGTTCCTCCCcgaccgcctccgcctcccaaaGAACATCACCGACCCGGTCGCAATCCAAACAAACATGAACCTTCACGCCGCCGTCATCTGCCTCCACAACACCGCCTACGAAAAAGCAGACAAGCTCACTTCCTTACCTGCGTCCGTCAAACAAGACAGCCGCACCCGCTCCCTCATGGCAGCAGGCGAAATAGTAAACATCCTCAAGCTAAGCCACAACATGAAGACGGGGTATAAATCCCCGCTGATGGCCCTCTCGTTGTACTGCGCGGCGTCGGTGTACCTCTccgtcgccgccaccaaaGACACCACtacccccaccaaccccccgtcaccatccttcctctcctcggtcaacaccaaccttgaGACTCTCCTCAAATCGATGGAGGCGATTTCAAAGCTGCATTACATCACGAGGGCGTATCTAAATCAGATACTCCTTGACATCGACCGCTCGGGGGTATCTCTGTCATTTCCACTTTCGGAGTATTTGAGCAAGGAATCTCACCCGTGTGAGCACGGGATTCCAATCGTCGCTCGCACTTCGGGACACAGACAAACGAGGCTGCCAGTTCCATTTTCTACACCgggggggcagcagcagagggtGATGGTTCCGGGGGTGTTTGCTGATAGAaactttggtggtgggaacaTCCACCCCGGCGCGGGGATATCCTCTGGTTTGTCCTCCATGGTGAGCGGGATGGTGGCTGGGTGTGGACTGCAGGTTTTGAcggaggatggggtgagAAAACAACCGGAACAACAGCAGGGGCAGTTTGTGGATGCTTTTCACCCTTGTGATAACCCGCCCTATGCTAGAGGGCAGGCGAACGCCGCTAGGGCCGCcacgggggagagggtgatgatgtttgggtttcggggtgggagggaggaaatGGTAGGGCTGCAGGAGTTGCCTTTTAGGTTGGGGATGCAGACTGGGCTTGTGGGGGCcggggctgggttggggtttgagatggggatggctggaggagggacggggaaggagaaggatggggatgtACTACTGCATTTTCCGCCGGGGAATGTggggggtgttttgggggagggaaatCACggccaaggtggtggtggtaaaaGGAAAGAAGATGGGAATGCGATGGATATTTTTGATGAGTTTCAAgatttgggagaggggacgggtggcgggggagatggtgattgGGGCATGTTGGATCCTACCGACACTTTTTACTCACTGTTGTATAATGATGGGGCCAACACTGACAAtaatgggggaggagataaTAATTGTGGGAATATGTGGTCGGTGAATGATTTTACTGGGATGTGGGGTGGTCCTCGATAG
- a CDS encoding hypothetical protein (EggNog:ENOG503P14U; COG:O), with translation MFRIFVIAVLPLFFVFSSEIFTFLSGALCPSCNCESAKPLHRIPRPQLRPEFLALENGTDARLGCEDVGYKMHVFSREPLVVYFENFVSAREREHLLDISEKVYTPSTITHNGGQTSDRNTKVRDSEVALVPRTEGVRCIERRAREVQGWREEVWIERLRVQRYNSGGHYSHHFDWSSGRGGWGRVSSFMVWVHGEELEGGGTEFPRLQLRGDKKKWCKFIECEDNLDGEDSKDKGVETAEDKKGAVFKVIPGNAVYWENFRSDGTGRGYNETWHAGLPVKKGVKVGLNIWSYGRID, from the exons ATGTTCCGGATATTTGTCATAgccgtcctccccctcttcttcgtcttctcctCTGAAATCTTCACCTTCCTATCCGGCGCCCTCTGCCCATCATGCAACTGCGAGTCAGCGAAACCACTTCACAGGATCCCTCGCCCCCAGCTCAGGCCAGAGTTTCTGGCGCTGGAGAACGGGACTGATGCCAGGCTGGGGTGTGAAGACGTCGGGTATAAGATGCATGTCTTTTCCCGGGAGCCGTTGGTGGTGTATTTTGAGAATTTTGTttcggcgagggagagggagcatTTGCTTGATATTAG TGAGAAAGTCTATACGCCCTCGACTATCACGCATAACGGGGGGCAGACGAGTGATAGGAATACCAAGGTGAGGGACTCGGAGGTTGCGCTTGTGCCAAGgacggagggggtgaggtgtATTGAGAGGAGGGCTAGGGAGGTgcaggggtggagggaggaggtttg GATTGAAAGGTTGAGAGTCCAGAGATATAACTCTGGTGGACACTACAGCCATCACTTTGACTGGAGCTCGGGGAGGGGTGGCTGGGGTAGGGTGAGCAGCTTCATGGTTTGGGTTCATggtgaggagttggagggaggggggacagaGTTCCCCAGGTTGCAGCTGAGAGGTGATAAGAAGAAGTGGTGCAAGTTCATTGAGTGTGAAGACAATCTAGATGGCGAGGACTCGAAAGACAAGGGCGTGGAGACAGCCGAAGACAAGAAGGGAGCGGTGTTCAAAGTCATACCTGGAAATGCTGTTTACTGGGAGAATTTCAGGTCTGATGGAACCGGAAGAGGGTATAACGAGACGTGGCATGCTGGATTGCCCGTGAAGAAGGGAGTCAAGGTTGGGTTGAACATTTGGAGCTATGGGAGGATTGACTGA
- the CBR1 gene encoding NADH-cytochrome b5 reductase (EggNog:ENOG503NW9T; COG:C), which yields MSDSLLAKKYVDGIYIPAGLIVLGTAILKREFLHYAVLVAIALGAIKFIRTQPKKVLKPDAFQEFELKEKTIISHNVAIYRFALPSPSDILGLPIGQHISIGAHLPQPDGTTKEIVRSYTPVSGDHQPGYFDLLIKSYPTGNISKHMAGLAVGQTIRVKGPKGAFVYTPNMVRHFGMIAGGTGITPMLQVIRAIIRGRKAGDTTQVDLIFANVTKEDILLKEDLDALTKEDKGIRVHYVLDKPPADWQGGVGYVTGDMITKWLPKPAEDVKLLLCGPPPMVSGLKKTAEALGFKKARPVSKLEDQIFAF from the exons ATGTCCGACTCTCTGCTTGCGAAGAAGTATGTCGACGGGATATACATCCCGGCCGGTCTCATCGTGCTCGGCACCGCCATTCTGAAGCGCGAGTTCCTGCACTACGCCGTGCTCGTCGCCATTGCCCTTGGCGCCATCAAGTTCATCCGGACCC AGCCCAAGAAGGTCCTCAAGCCAGATGCCTTCCAGGAGtttgagctcaaggagaagaccaTCATCTCCCACAATGTAGCCAT CTACCGCTTCGCTCTCCCCAGCCCATCCGAtatcctcggcctccccaTCGGCCAGCACATCTCGATCGGcgcccatctcccccagcccGATGGCACCACCAAGGAAATCGTCCGCTCCTACACCCCCGTCTCTGGTGACCACCAGCCCGGCTACTTCGATCTCCTCATCAAGTCCTACCCTACCGGTAACATCTCCAAGCACATGGCCGGTCTTGCCGTTGGCCAGACCATCCGCGTCAAGGGCCCCAAGGGCGCTTTCGTCTACACTCCCAACATGGTTCGTCACTTTGGCATGATCGCCGGCGGTACTGGTATCACCCCCATGCTCCAAGTCATCCGCGCCATTATCCGCGGCCGCAAGGCTGGCGACACCACCCAGGTCGATCTCATCTTTGCCAACGTCACCAAGGAGGACATTCTGCTCAAGGAGGACCTCGACGCGCtcaccaaggaggacaagggcaTCCGCGTGCACTACGTTTTAGACAAGCCCCCTGCGGACTGGCAGGGCGGTGTTGGCTATGTTACCGGCGATATGATCACC AAATGGCTCCCCAAGCCCGCCGAGGATGTCAAGCTTCTTCTCTGcggcccccctcccatgGTCAGCGGCCTCAAGAAGACTGCCGAGGCTCTTGGCTTCAAAAAGGCCAGGCCCGTCAGCAAGCTCGAGGACCAGATCTTTGCTTTCTAA